The sequence CTGCTGCAGGGGAGTGCTGTGTTCCTTCACCCACAATATACCCCTGAGTACCGCCCAGGAAAATACGCGTACCTGTACCAATGGTCTCATAGTTCGGATCATTGTGCATAGGTGAAAGCACCCCGGCACCGGAGTATGTAACATTTCCATAATGTGGTAGCAGGGAACCCATATAAGTGTGCAGAGTGTGATTTGTGCTGTTGGTCGCAGCATTATATTTCTGATAGGAATTACGCGGATTCAGCATGATCGCCTGATTCAGGTCATAGATATTGATGGTTGTATCAATAACCTTTCTTGGATAGCAATCAGTACCAGGAGATGTACCGTGCAGATCAATGGAATTACCGCGGATCAGATCCTCAATTACATGTGCACCGCCATATTCAATGCCCTTTGACCCGGATGGCTGTGTCGCACCTATATAGGCATCTACGGCAGCAACACCGGAATATGCTTCCACATCATTAAGCCATAGCTTGCCGATCCTGATAGGAGGTTCCGAGTGACCAAAGTTCAGCCAAACGCCTGAGGAGCACATGGCACCGAAGGTACCGGTTGTAACAACATCTACTTCTTTAGCAGCACCTTCTGCCCCTAATTCACCTACAATATCCACCATTTCCTCAGCAGTTACAACGTTAACGCTACCATCACGTATCCTGCCATTGATCTCATGAATTGATTTTTTGACCATATAAATTACCTCTGCATTATATGGAGTAATAATCAATCGTGCATATATTACTTCCGGTAATTTAAAAATTCAGGCAAATTAGCTTCAAGATCAAAAAAGAGACGAGGAAATTGATAATTTACAAGCTGGAAGCTGGAAGGAAAAATTTAAAATTAAAATTTGAAACTTAAATATCAAAAGTCAAAACCTGAAAATTAAAAGGAAAAAGAGAAAGAAAAAATCATTTTGGTAATGTTATATGTACAGTAGTACCAAAACCTTCCAGACTCTTCAACCATATCTTACCATTGTGGACATCAACTATCCTCTTGGACACATGCAGACCCAGACCTGTACCGCCATATATCCGTGTAAGAGACCCATCCACCTGATAGAAACTTTCAAAGACCTTATCCACCTTATCCTTGGGAATTCCAATACCATTGTCCTTCACACGGATATGAATATGATCAGCTTCATCCTGAACGGAAATTGATACCTCTCCTTCAGACATGAACTTGACCGCATTATCCAGAATATTGTTCAATGCAGTTGTCAGACGTTCTTCGTCACCACAGATGTTTGGAATGTTATCAGGGACTTCTTCTTTGAAGATTATATTATTTGCACCTACCTGGGCACGTGCACCCTCAATAGAATTGAGGATAAATCTCCTGACTGAAACTGTTGTGAAATTGTATTTGTATTTGCCTTCCTTTTCCATGCTCATGTAAAGCAAGGAATCAATAAGGCTTCTCAGTTTCTCAGCGTTTCTTACAACAGCATCGTTGGCTCTTTTCTGTTCGACGCTTAGCGGACCGAATTTCCCCTCACCCAGAAGTTCACTGAAACCTTTGATCGATATCATAGGCGTCTTCAGTTCGTGGCTGAGGTTTGCAAAGAACTCATTCTTCATTTTGTCGACGGATCGGAGATCTTCATAATCACCCTGCGTCTTCTCGAACAACTGGGCATTCTCGATGGCAATACCAATGTGTTTTCCCACGTGTTCAAGGACTTTTATGTTCTTCTCATTAATTGATTCATCGTCCGATATCTGCAAAAGAACAAAACCAATTACCTTATCCCTGGAATAGAGATAGAAGGTGAGATTACTTCTTGTTACAAAGCGGGAATCTTTCCTGACAACCTCTTCTGAGATAATGGCATGCTTTGGAAGGTCTGCAACATCCTTGAACATATCCTCTTCCTTAGAGTAAGAAATGTTGGATGCAAGATCATCTTCAGGTCCAATATGTGCCCTGAGGTTGGCCTCCCTTTTATCGTGATCGATAATATATACTCCACCTGAATCGATATCCAGAAGATCGCCGATCTCCATCAGGATCTCCGAAAGCAGGTCATCGATATCCAGTGACTCAGAAG comes from Methanococcoides sp. AM1 and encodes:
- a CDS encoding cell wall metabolism sensor histidine kinase WalK; the encoded protein is MNEEQDTSMGIRGKVDLESILKQSLEEIKDSAETRVRLESIINRSPAAIFFWSAQEGRPVEFVTENVEKFGYTEEDFVSGTLLYHDILHPDDRENVQKLIDEAVSEGKEQFNYEYRLLTESNDVRWVYESTLIERNSDQSISHFYGIIFDITSRKLAEMEIADNERDISVLYSAVTLASESLDIDDLLSEILMEIGDLLDIDSGGVYIIDHDKREANLRAHIGPEDDLASNISYSKEEDMFKDVADLPKHAIISEEVVRKDSRFVTRSNLTFYLYSRDKVIGFVLLQISDDESINEKNIKVLEHVGKHIGIAIENAQLFEKTQGDYEDLRSVDKMKNEFFANLSHELKTPMISIKGFSELLGEGKFGPLSVEQKRANDAVVRNAEKLRSLIDSLLYMSMEKEGKYKYNFTTVSVRRFILNSIEGARAQVGANNIIFKEEVPDNIPNICGDEERLTTALNNILDNAVKFMSEGEVSISVQDEADHIHIRVKDNGIGIPKDKVDKVFESFYQVDGSLTRIYGGTGLGLHVSKRIVDVHNGKIWLKSLEGFGTTVHITLPK